From one Enterobacter kobei genomic stretch:
- the wecB gene encoding non-hydrolyzing UDP-N-acetylglucosamine 2-epimerase: MKVLTVFGTRPEAIKMAPLVHALAKDPYFEAKVCVTAQHREMLDQVLHLFSIVPDYDLNIMQPGQGLTEITCRILEGLKPILESFRPDVVLVHGDTTTTIAASLAAFYQRIPVGHVEAGLRTGDLSSPWPEEANRTLTGHLAMYHFAPTENSRHNLLRENVADKKIFVTGNTVIDALFWVRDTVLNNDELQKELAGRYPFIDKSKKLILVTGHRRESFGRGFEQICHALADIAAAHNDVQIVYPVHLNPNVSEPVNRILGHVDNVILIEPQDYLPFLWLMNHSWLILTDSGGIQEEAPSLGKPVLVMRDTTERPEAVEAGTVRLIGTDRQRIVDEVTHLLTNFDAWQAMSHAHNPYGDGEACGRILHALKNNRVTL, from the coding sequence GTGAAAGTACTTACCGTATTTGGCACACGACCAGAGGCCATTAAAATGGCGCCTCTGGTTCATGCACTGGCAAAGGATCCTTATTTCGAGGCGAAAGTGTGCGTCACCGCGCAGCATCGTGAGATGCTCGATCAGGTGTTACATCTCTTTTCGATCGTTCCGGACTACGACCTTAATATCATGCAGCCGGGTCAGGGGCTGACAGAAATTACCTGCCGCATCCTGGAAGGGCTGAAGCCTATCCTCGAATCTTTCAGACCCGATGTCGTGCTGGTGCATGGCGATACCACCACGACGATTGCCGCCAGCCTGGCCGCGTTTTATCAGCGCATTCCGGTAGGCCATGTAGAAGCTGGCCTGCGTACTGGCGATCTCTCTTCGCCGTGGCCGGAGGAAGCCAACCGCACGCTGACCGGCCATCTGGCGATGTACCACTTTGCGCCCACCGAGAACTCCCGGCATAACCTGCTGCGTGAGAACGTTGCCGATAAGAAAATTTTCGTCACCGGCAATACGGTCATTGATGCGCTGTTCTGGGTGCGCGACACCGTGCTGAACAATGACGAGCTGCAAAAAGAGCTGGCCGGACGCTATCCGTTTATCGATAAATCTAAAAAACTGATCCTCGTGACCGGCCATCGCCGCGAAAGCTTTGGTCGCGGGTTTGAGCAGATCTGCCACGCACTGGCGGACATTGCCGCCGCCCATAATGATGTGCAGATCGTCTATCCGGTTCACCTCAATCCTAACGTCAGCGAGCCGGTAAACCGCATTCTGGGGCATGTAGATAACGTCATTCTGATCGAGCCTCAGGACTACCTGCCGTTCCTGTGGCTGATGAATCACTCCTGGCTGATCCTCACGGACTCCGGCGGTATTCAGGAAGAGGCACCTTCATTAGGTAAGCCGGTGCTGGTGATGCGTGATACCACCGAGCGCCCGGAAGCCGTGGAGGCCGGTACGGTCAGGCTGATCGGCACCGACAGACAGCGTATCGTGGATGAAGTCACGCACCTGCTGACCAATTTTGATGCGTGGCAGGCGATGAGCCACGCGCACAATCCGTATGGAGACGGTGAGGCCTGCGGTCGAATTTTGCACGCACTTAAAAACAATCGGGTAACGCTATGA
- the avtA gene encoding valine--pyruvate transaminase produces MTFSLFGDKFTRHSGITRLMEDLNDGLRTPGAIMLGGGNPAQIPEMTEYFHQLLADMLDSGKATDALCNYDGPQGKSELLVCLAQMLRETQGWDIEPQNIALTNGSQSAFFYLFNLFAGRRADGSTRKVLFPLAPEYIGYADSGLEEDLFVSARPNIELLPEGQFKYHVDFEHLHIGEETGMICVSRPTNPTGNVITDEELMKLDALANQHGIPLVIDNAYGVPFPGIIFSDARPLWNPNTVLCMSLSKLGLPGSRCGIIIADEKIIAAIRNMNGIISLAPGGIGPAMMCEMIKRNDLLRLSETVIKPFYQQRVQETVATIRRYLSEERCLIHKPEGAIFLWLWFKDLPITTELLYQRLKKRGVLMVPGDYFFPGLDKPWPHTHQCMRMNYVPDPDKIEAGIKVLAEEIEFAWQESQV; encoded by the coding sequence ATGACATTTTCACTTTTCGGCGACAAATTTACCCGCCATTCAGGCATCACCCGCCTGATGGAGGATCTCAACGACGGCCTGCGCACCCCCGGTGCTATCATGCTCGGCGGCGGCAACCCGGCGCAAATCCCGGAAATGACCGAATATTTCCACCAGCTGCTTGCCGACATGCTCGATTCCGGTAAAGCCACTGATGCGCTGTGCAATTATGACGGCCCGCAGGGTAAGTCAGAGCTGCTGGTGTGTCTTGCGCAGATGTTGCGTGAAACCCAGGGCTGGGACATTGAACCGCAGAATATTGCACTGACAAACGGCAGCCAGAGCGCGTTTTTCTACTTGTTCAATCTGTTCGCGGGTCGCCGTGCCGATGGAAGCACCAGGAAAGTGCTGTTCCCGCTGGCACCGGAATACATCGGCTATGCCGATTCCGGCCTCGAAGAGGATCTGTTTGTCTCGGCGCGCCCCAACATTGAACTGCTGCCGGAAGGCCAGTTTAAGTATCACGTCGATTTCGAGCACCTGCATATCGGGGAAGAAACCGGCATGATTTGCGTGTCGCGCCCGACCAACCCGACCGGTAACGTCATCACCGATGAAGAGCTGATGAAGCTGGACGCGCTGGCGAATCAGCACGGCATTCCGCTGGTCATTGATAACGCCTATGGCGTGCCCTTCCCCGGCATCATCTTCAGCGACGCCCGCCCGCTGTGGAATCCGAATACTGTGCTGTGCATGAGCCTCTCCAAGCTCGGGCTGCCCGGCAGCCGTTGCGGGATCATTATTGCGGATGAAAAAATCATCGCGGCTATCCGCAATATGAACGGCATTATCAGCCTTGCCCCTGGCGGTATCGGCCCGGCGATGATGTGCGAGATGATCAAGCGTAACGATCTGCTGCGCCTGTCAGAAACGGTGATTAAGCCCTTCTACCAGCAGCGCGTACAGGAAACGGTTGCCACCATCCGCCGCTATCTGTCGGAAGAGCGCTGCCTGATCCACAAGCCGGAAGGGGCGATTTTCCTCTGGCTGTGGTTTAAGGATCTGCCGATCACCACCGAACTGCTGTACCAGCGTCTGAAAAAACGCGGCGTACTGATGGTGCCGGGCGACTACTTCTTCCCGGGCCTCGACAAACCCTGGCCGCACACCCACCAGTGTATGCGCATGAACTATGTTCCTGATCCGGACAAAATCGAGGCAGGCATTAAAGTGCTTGCCGAAGAGATTGAATTCGCCTGGCAGGAAAGTCAGGTTTAA
- the wecA gene encoding UDP-N-acetylglucosamine--undecaprenyl-phosphate N-acetylglucosaminephosphotransferase has product MNLLTAVTELFSIFLLTFIFLFFARKVAKKIGLVDKPNFRKRHQGLIPLVGGISVYAGICFTFYIADYYIPHAALYLGCAGVLVFVGALDDRFDISVKIRATIQALIAIVMMAVGKLYLLSLGYVFGSWELVLGPFGFFLTLFAVWAAINAFNMVDGIDGLLGGLSCVSFGAIGIILWFDGQTSLAMWCFAMIAAILPYILLNLGVLGRRYKVFMGDAGSTLIGFTVIWILLETTQGQRHPISPVTALWIIAIPLMDMVAIMYRRLRKGMSPFSPDRQHIHHLIMRAGFTSRQAFVLITLAAALLAAIGVVMEYVHIVPEWVMLVLFLLAFFMYGYCIKRAWKVARFIKRVKRRIRRKSRHNPPLTK; this is encoded by the coding sequence GTGAATTTACTCACTGCGGTTACTGAGTTATTCAGTATTTTTTTACTCACTTTTATCTTTCTTTTTTTCGCGAGGAAAGTTGCGAAGAAAATCGGTCTGGTGGACAAGCCTAACTTCCGTAAACGACACCAGGGGCTGATCCCGCTGGTGGGCGGTATCTCTGTTTACGCCGGGATTTGCTTTACGTTTTACATCGCCGATTACTACATTCCCCACGCGGCGCTTTATCTTGGCTGTGCGGGCGTGCTTGTCTTCGTCGGTGCCCTGGACGATCGCTTTGATATTAGCGTAAAAATCCGCGCCACTATCCAGGCGCTGATTGCCATCGTCATGATGGCCGTCGGCAAGCTTTATCTTCTCAGCCTCGGCTACGTTTTTGGTTCATGGGAACTGGTGCTTGGGCCGTTCGGCTTCTTCCTGACGCTGTTTGCCGTCTGGGCCGCTATCAATGCCTTTAATATGGTTGATGGCATTGATGGCCTGCTGGGGGGACTGTCCTGCGTCTCTTTCGGGGCAATTGGTATCATCTTGTGGTTCGACGGCCAGACCAGCCTCGCGATGTGGTGTTTTGCCATGATCGCCGCCATCCTGCCTTATATTCTGCTGAACCTCGGGGTACTGGGTCGCCGCTATAAAGTATTTATGGGCGATGCGGGCAGTACGCTGATTGGCTTTACCGTGATCTGGATCCTGCTGGAAACCACCCAAGGACAACGGCATCCGATAAGCCCTGTGACAGCGCTGTGGATCATCGCCATTCCGCTGATGGACATGGTGGCGATTATGTATCGTCGTCTGCGTAAGGGCATGAGCCCATTCTCACCCGATCGTCAGCACATCCACCATCTTATTATGCGTGCCGGCTTTACCTCCCGTCAGGCATTTGTCCTTATCACGCTGGCAGCAGCCCTACTGGCCGCTATCGGCGTTGTGATGGAATATGTACATATCGTGCCAGAATGGGTCATGTTGGTATTATTCTTGCTAGCATTTTTCATGTATGGCTACTGTATCAAACGGGCATGGAAAGTCGCACGCTTCATTAAACGTGTGAAACGCCGGATCCGTCGTAAAAGCAGACATAATCCACCATTAACCAAGTAA
- the rhlB gene encoding ATP-dependent RNA helicase RhlB: protein MSKTHLTEQKFTDFALHPKVIEALENKGFHNCTHIQALALPLTLAGRDVAGQAQTGTGKTMAFLTSTFHYLLSHPAIEDRKVNQPRALIMAPTRELAVQIHADAEPLAQTTGLKLGLAYGGDGYDKQLKVLESGVDILIGTTGRLIDYAKQNHINLGAIQVVVLDEADRMYDLGFIKDIRWLFRRMPAVTERLNMLFSATLSYRVRELAFEQMNNAEYVEVEPEQKTGHRIQEELFYPSNEEKMRLLQTLIEEEWPDRAIIFANTKHRCEDIWGHLAADGHRVGLLTGDVAQKKRLRILEDFTRGDLDILVATDVAARGLHIPAVTHVFNYDLPDDCEDYVHRIGRTGRAGASGHSISLACEEYALNLPAIETYTGHSIPVSKYNPDALLKDLPKPLRLTRARPGNNQRRPGAPRNRRRPG from the coding sequence ATGAGCAAAACACATTTAACAGAACAGAAGTTTACCGACTTCGCCCTGCACCCTAAGGTGATCGAAGCCCTTGAAAACAAAGGCTTTCATAATTGCACACACATCCAGGCGCTGGCGCTCCCGCTAACGCTGGCTGGCCGTGATGTAGCAGGACAGGCGCAAACCGGTACCGGGAAAACGATGGCGTTTCTGACGTCAACGTTTCATTATCTTCTCTCTCACCCGGCGATCGAAGACCGCAAGGTGAACCAACCGCGCGCGCTCATCATGGCGCCAACCCGTGAGCTGGCGGTGCAAATTCATGCTGATGCTGAACCCCTGGCACAGACGACCGGCCTGAAATTAGGTCTCGCCTACGGCGGCGATGGCTATGACAAACAACTTAAAGTCCTGGAAAGCGGCGTCGACATACTGATCGGCACCACCGGGCGTCTGATCGATTACGCAAAACAGAACCACATCAACCTTGGCGCGATTCAGGTTGTGGTGCTGGATGAAGCCGATCGTATGTATGACCTGGGCTTTATCAAAGACATTCGCTGGCTGTTCCGTCGTATGCCTGCGGTGACAGAACGTCTGAACATGCTGTTCTCCGCGACGCTGTCTTATCGCGTGCGTGAACTGGCCTTTGAGCAGATGAACAACGCTGAATATGTCGAAGTCGAACCGGAACAGAAAACCGGCCATCGTATTCAGGAAGAGTTGTTCTACCCGTCTAATGAAGAAAAAATGCGTCTGTTGCAGACGTTGATCGAAGAAGAGTGGCCGGATCGTGCCATCATTTTCGCCAACACCAAGCACCGTTGCGAAGATATCTGGGGCCATTTAGCCGCTGATGGACACCGTGTAGGGCTGCTGACGGGCGATGTCGCGCAGAAAAAACGCCTGCGTATTCTGGAAGATTTCACCCGTGGTGACCTGGATATCCTGGTGGCAACCGACGTGGCAGCTCGTGGCCTGCACATTCCGGCCGTTACGCACGTCTTTAACTACGATCTGCCGGACGACTGTGAAGACTACGTGCATCGTATTGGCCGTACCGGTCGTGCGGGCGCAAGCGGTCATTCCATTAGCCTTGCCTGTGAAGAGTATGCGCTGAACCTGCCGGCGATTGAAACCTATACCGGCCACTCGATTCCGGTGAGCAAATACAATCCGGACGCGCTACTGAAAGATCTGCCGAAGCCGCTGCGCCTTACCCGCGCGCGCCCAGGCAATAATCAGCGCCGCCCTGGCGCACCACGTAACAGACGCCGCCCGGGTTAA
- the gppA gene encoding guanosine-5'-triphosphate,3'-diphosphate diphosphatase, translating to MLKSTSLYAAIDLGSNSFHMLVVREVAGSIQTLSRIKRKVRLAAGLSSDLVLSPEAMERGWQCLRLFAERLQDIPQVQIQVVATATLRLAVNAHVFITKAQDILGCPVQIISGEEEARLIYQGVAHTTGGDDRRLVVDIGGASTELVTGTGAQTTSLFSLSMGCVTWLERYFTDRNLAKEHFDEAERAAREVIRPVAGELRTHGWKVCVGASGTVQALQEIMMAQGMDERITLAKLQQLKQRAIQCGRLEELEIEGLTLERALVFPSGLAILIAIFTELDIQCMTLAGGALREGLVYGMLHLSVDQDIRSRTLRNIQRRFMVDTEQALRVAQLATRFAEQVEGVWDLQPLSRDLLVSACQLHEIGLSVDFKSAPQHAAYLVRNLDLPGFTPAQKKLLATLLLNQTSTVDLSSLHQQNAVPPRVAEHLCRLLRLAIIFASRRRDDLLPAITLTAVEENLTLALPDDWLTSHPLGAELIDQECQWQSYVHWPLTVQ from the coding sequence ATGCTCAAGTCCACCTCGTTATATGCAGCAATAGATTTAGGCTCTAACAGCTTTCATATGTTGGTTGTACGCGAGGTGGCGGGAAGCATACAAACCCTGAGCCGCATCAAACGCAAAGTCCGTCTGGCGGCGGGATTGAGCAGCGATCTTGTGCTCTCACCCGAAGCCATGGAGCGAGGCTGGCAATGCCTGCGCCTTTTCGCAGAGCGTTTGCAGGACATCCCGCAGGTGCAAATCCAGGTGGTCGCCACCGCGACGCTGCGCCTGGCCGTCAACGCCCACGTCTTTATCACGAAAGCGCAGGACATTCTCGGCTGCCCGGTGCAAATCATCAGCGGTGAGGAAGAGGCGCGCCTGATTTATCAGGGCGTGGCGCACACCACCGGTGGCGACGATCGTCGTCTGGTGGTGGATATTGGCGGGGCCAGTACCGAACTGGTGACCGGCACCGGCGCGCAAACCACTTCCCTGTTCAGCCTGTCGATGGGCTGCGTCACCTGGCTTGAGCGCTATTTTACCGATCGCAATCTGGCAAAAGAACACTTCGACGAGGCCGAACGCGCCGCGCGCGAAGTGATCCGTCCGGTAGCCGGTGAACTGCGCACGCACGGCTGGAAAGTCTGCGTCGGCGCGTCCGGCACAGTACAGGCGCTGCAGGAAATCATGATGGCGCAGGGCATGGACGAACGCATCACGCTGGCCAAACTCCAGCAACTTAAGCAGCGCGCCATTCAGTGTGGCCGCCTTGAGGAGCTGGAAATCGAAGGCCTCACGCTTGAGCGGGCGCTGGTTTTCCCGAGCGGGCTGGCGATCCTCATCGCCATCTTCACCGAACTCGACATCCAGTGCATGACCCTTGCGGGCGGGGCGCTGCGAGAAGGTCTGGTCTACGGCATGCTACATCTGTCGGTGGATCAGGATATTCGTAGCCGCACGTTGCGTAACATTCAGCGCCGTTTCATGGTTGATACCGAACAGGCATTGCGCGTCGCCCAGCTGGCTACCCGTTTTGCCGAGCAGGTGGAAGGCGTCTGGGATCTGCAACCGCTGTCGCGCGATCTGCTGGTCAGCGCCTGTCAGCTGCACGAAATCGGCCTTAGCGTCGATTTCAAATCTGCGCCGCAACACGCTGCTTATCTGGTACGTAACCTTGATTTGCCCGGCTTCACGCCTGCGCAGAAAAAGCTGCTGGCCACGCTGTTGCTCAACCAGACCAGCACGGTCGATCTCTCGTCGCTGCATCAGCAAAATGCCGTGCCGCCGCGCGTGGCGGAACACCTGTGCCGCCTGCTGCGTCTGGCGATTATTTTCGCCAGCCGTCGTCGGGACGATTTGCTGCCCGCCATCACGCTGACGGCGGTGGAAGAAAACCTGACGCTGGCATTGCCGGATGACTGGCTGACCAGCCACCCGCTGGGCGCTGAGCTTATCGACCAGGAGTGTCAGTGGCAGAGCTACGTCCACTGGCCGTTAACCGTCCAGTAA
- the wzzE gene encoding ECA polysaccharide chain length modulation protein: MTQPLPGAQSVGTENELDIRGLFRTLWAGRFWIVGMALIFALLVLPYTFFARQEWSATAMTDRPTVNMLGGYYSQQQFLRNLDAKASLAPADQPSVMDDAYKEFIMQLASWDTRRDFWLQTDYYKQRMVGNSKADAALLDDLINYIQYTPGDAMRSVNDNVKLTAETAPDANNLLRQYVAFASQRAASHLNDELKGAWAARTIQMKAQVKRQEEVARAIFNRRVHSVEQALKVAEQHNISRSETEVPADELPDSEMFLLGRPMLQARLENLRSVGPEFDLDYDQNRAMLNTLNVGPTLDPRFQTYRYLRTPEEPVKRDSPRRAFLMIMWGIVGALVGAGVALTRRRSY, from the coding sequence ATGACTCAACCATTACCGGGAGCACAATCAGTAGGTACGGAGAATGAACTGGATATCCGTGGTTTGTTTCGTACGTTGTGGGCAGGGAGATTCTGGATTGTAGGTATGGCGCTGATTTTCGCCTTGCTTGTATTGCCCTATACCTTTTTTGCGCGTCAGGAGTGGAGCGCCACGGCAATGACCGATCGGCCTACCGTGAACATGCTGGGCGGCTATTACTCGCAGCAGCAGTTCCTGCGTAACCTGGATGCCAAAGCCAGCCTGGCACCAGCCGATCAGCCTTCGGTAATGGATGATGCTTATAAAGAATTTATCATGCAGCTGGCGTCCTGGGACACCCGCCGGGATTTCTGGTTACAGACCGATTATTACAAGCAACGCATGGTGGGCAACAGTAAAGCCGATGCGGCGTTGCTCGATGATCTGATCAACTACATTCAGTACACGCCAGGCGATGCCATGCGCAGTGTGAATGACAACGTCAAGCTGACGGCGGAGACTGCGCCGGACGCCAATAATCTGCTGCGTCAGTATGTGGCCTTTGCCAGCCAGCGTGCCGCCAGCCATCTAAATGATGAGCTGAAAGGCGCATGGGCGGCGCGTACCATCCAGATGAAGGCACAGGTGAAACGTCAGGAAGAAGTGGCACGCGCGATTTTCAACCGCCGCGTCCACAGTGTGGAGCAGGCGCTGAAAGTGGCTGAACAACACAATATTTCCCGTAGTGAAACCGAGGTGCCCGCTGACGAACTTCCTGATTCAGAGATGTTCCTGCTGGGTCGTCCGATGCTGCAGGCGCGCCTCGAAAACCTGCGTTCCGTCGGTCCGGAATTTGACCTGGACTATGATCAGAACCGTGCCATGCTGAATACGCTCAACGTTGGCCCCACACTGGATCCCCGTTTTCAGACTTATCGTTATTTGCGCACACCGGAAGAACCGGTAAAACGCGACAGTCCGCGTCGTGCTTTCCTGATGATCATGTGGGGAATTGTGGGGGCATTAGTCGGAGCAGGTGTGGCGTTAACGCGCCGTCGCTCATACTAA
- the rho gene encoding transcription termination factor Rho: protein MNLTELKNTPVSELITLGENMGLENQARMRKQDIIFAILKQHAKSGEDIFGDGVLEILQDGFGFLRSADSSYLAGPDDIYVSPSQIRRFNLRTGDTISGKIRPPKEGERYFALLKVNEVNYDKPENARNKILFENLTPLHANSRLRMERGNGSTEDLTARVLDLASPIGRGQRGLIVAPPKAGKTMLLQNIAQSIAYNHPDCVLMVLLIDERPEEVTEMQRLVKGEVVASTFDEPASRHVQVAEMVIEKAKRLVEHKKDVIILLDSITRLARAYNTVVPASGKVLTGGVDANALHRPKRFFGAARNVEEGGSLTIIATALVDTGSKMDEVIYEEFKGTGNMELHLARKIAEKRVFPAIDYNRSGTRKEELLTTQEELQKMWILRKIIHPMGEIDAMEFLINKLAMTKTNDEFFDMMKRS, encoded by the coding sequence ATGAATCTTACCGAATTAAAGAATACGCCGGTTTCTGAGCTGATTACTCTCGGCGAAAATATGGGGCTTGAGAACCAGGCCCGTATGCGCAAGCAGGACATCATTTTTGCCATCCTGAAGCAGCACGCTAAAAGTGGCGAAGATATATTTGGCGACGGTGTGCTGGAGATTCTGCAGGATGGATTTGGTTTCCTCCGCTCCGCAGACAGCTCCTACCTCGCCGGTCCTGATGACATCTACGTTTCCCCTAGCCAAATCCGACGTTTCAACCTCCGCACTGGTGATACCATCTCTGGTAAGATTCGCCCGCCCAAAGAGGGTGAACGTTACTTTGCGCTGTTGAAAGTCAATGAAGTTAACTACGACAAACCAGAAAACGCGCGTAACAAAATCCTGTTTGAGAACCTGACCCCGCTGCACGCAAACTCTCGTCTGCGTATGGAACGTGGTAATGGCTCAACAGAAGACTTAACCGCTCGCGTTCTCGATCTGGCCTCGCCGATTGGTCGTGGTCAGCGTGGTCTGATTGTGGCACCGCCGAAAGCCGGTAAAACCATGCTGCTGCAGAACATTGCACAGAGCATCGCTTACAATCACCCGGATTGCGTGCTGATGGTACTGCTCATCGACGAACGTCCGGAAGAAGTGACCGAGATGCAGCGCCTGGTGAAAGGCGAAGTGGTCGCGTCCACCTTTGACGAACCCGCTTCCCGCCACGTTCAGGTAGCCGAAATGGTTATCGAGAAGGCGAAGCGTCTGGTTGAGCATAAGAAAGACGTTATCATTCTGCTCGACTCCATCACCCGTCTGGCTCGCGCCTACAACACCGTGGTACCGGCCTCCGGTAAAGTGTTGACCGGTGGTGTGGATGCCAACGCCCTGCATCGTCCGAAGCGTTTCTTCGGTGCGGCACGTAACGTGGAAGAGGGCGGCAGCCTGACCATCATCGCGACCGCGCTGGTCGATACCGGTTCTAAAATGGATGAAGTTATCTACGAAGAATTTAAAGGTACCGGCAACATGGAACTGCATCTGGCGCGTAAAATCGCTGAGAAACGTGTGTTCCCGGCGATCGATTACAACCGTTCAGGTACGCGTAAAGAAGAACTGCTCACCACGCAGGAAGAACTGCAGAAAATGTGGATTTTGCGTAAGATCATTCACCCAATGGGCGAAATCGACGCAATGGAGTTCCTCATCAACAAGCTGGCGATGACCAAAACCAACGACGAATTCTTCGATATGATGAAACGCTCGTAA
- the trxA gene encoding thioredoxin TrxA: protein MSDKIIHLTDDSFDTDVLKAEGLTLVDFWAEWCGPCKMIAPILDEIADEYQGKLTIAKLNIDQNPGTAPKYGIRGIPTLLLFKNGEVAATKVGALSKGQLKEFLDANLA, encoded by the coding sequence ATGAGCGATAAAATTATTCACCTGACTGACGACAGTTTTGACACGGATGTACTTAAAGCTGAAGGGCTGACCCTCGTCGATTTCTGGGCAGAGTGGTGCGGTCCGTGCAAAATGATCGCTCCGATTCTGGATGAAATCGCTGACGAGTATCAAGGCAAACTGACCATTGCCAAACTGAATATCGACCAGAACCCGGGCACTGCGCCGAAGTATGGTATCCGCGGTATTCCGACCCTGCTGCTGTTCAAAAACGGCGAAGTAGCGGCCACCAAAGTGGGTGCGCTGTCTAAGGGTCAACTGAAAGAGTTCCTGGACGCCAACCTGGCATAA